A region of Etheostoma cragini isolate CJK2018 chromosome 2, CSU_Ecrag_1.0, whole genome shotgun sequence DNA encodes the following proteins:
- the sparcl1 gene encoding SPARC-like protein 1 isoform X3, with amino-acid sequence MPACVDSVRAVSNTKGHLHWFNTGMRTCLVFICLLAATFSLSDIITVEANEQQLLPSLVTFEASSQEQEDEELSYQDNANANKEEGEIEGTERSDKTTAVLLSEEELVNILKKEAEEEQEAEERVLEEEEPETDKIRLESGEAVETIEDEEEDNLHDKQEMREDNKDVTDEEEEETKDESVGDAEMLEKEEVKRESMSRKEKDKKSEQGEFLEETDGSTESEIPVDLDYAADSGILQPLQIVSAKLNPHTNDTQLSSITDVEEKETGEKRLPTIDDIYIQDVQNTEAVSDQDEDLKSKDVKEKEPVPNVEPGEPKSNTGLEVQSQLAGKEEEKNKNDSGGHTKGKTRKQKKNKRARKHSPQSEGTQSGQEESQKDPKASDSSTGNTAQKAKRRRAGKWGPLVGMNPVQIRATVDLYPSSRPSLSVGMHRPEAPADPCDNFPCKRGKTCKLDADNKPGCVCQEPSECPPSVNEFDHVCGTNNKTYDTSCELFATKCNLEGTKRGHRLHLDYTGPCKLIPPCVDTELVQFPLRMRDWLKNVLLQLYEHDSVSPGFLTTKQRFRVKKIFESERRLHAGDHSVELLAQDFEKNYNMYIYPVHWQFAQLDQHPSDRVLSHSELAPLRVPLVPMEHCTSRFFRECDADKDKQVSFKEWTSCFGINTDDMDVNLLF; translated from the exons ATGCCAGCTTGTGTGGACAGTGTGAGGGCTGTCTCGAATACCAAAGGACACCTTCACTGGTTCAACACAG gTATGAGGACCTGCTTGGTATTCATTTGCTTACTGGCAGCAACATTCTCCCTATCT GACATCATCACAGTGGAGGCCAACGAGCAACAGCTCTTACCCAGTTTAGTCACGTTTGAGGCCAGCAGCCAGGAGCAGGAAGATGAGGAGCTGAGCTACCAAGACAATGCTAATGCCAacaaggaggagggagagattGAGGGGACTGAACGGAGCGACAAAACTACTGCAGTCCTGCTGAGTGAAGAGGAGTTGGTAAACATCCTaaagaaagaagcagaagaagagcaGGAAGCAGAAGAAAGAGTGCTAGAGGAAGAAGAACCTGAGACGGACAAAATCAGGCTAGAGTCTGGTGAAGCCGTGGAGACCattgaggatgaggaggaggacaacTTGCACGACAAACAAGAAATGCGAGAAGACAATAAAGACGTGAcagatgaggaagaagaagaaacaaaggaTGAGAGTGTTGGAGATGCTGAAATGCTGGAGAAAGAAGAGGTGAAGAGGGAAAGTATGTCGCGCaaggaaaaggacaaaaagtcTGAGCAGGGGGAATTCCTAGAAGAAACAGATGGTAGCACAGAGTCGGAGATCCCTGTTGATCTGGACTATGCTGCGGATAGTGGCATCTTGCAACCTCTACAGATTGTGTCCGCTAAATTAAATCCTCACACTAATGACACCCAGCTTTCTTCAATAACAGATGTTGAAGAGAAGGAAACCGGTGAGAAAAGACTGCCCACCATTGATGATATCTATATACAAGACGTCCAAAACACTGAGGCAGTGTCTGATCAGGACGAAGATCTCAAATCAAAAGACGTCAAGGAGAAAGAACCTGTTCCAAATGTGGAGCCTGGAGAACCAAAGAGTAATACAGGTCTTGAAGTGCAGTCCCAACTGGCtggaaaggaggaagagaaaaataagaatGACAGTGGAGGTCACACGAAAGGAAAGACAAGGAAgcaaaagaagaacaagaggGCAAGGAAGCACTCTCCACAGAGTGAGGGAACACAGTCTGGACAGGAAGAAAGCCAAAAGGATCCTAAGGCATCTGACAGCAGCACTGGCAATACAGCCCAAAAGGCAAAGAGGAGAAGGGCAGGGAAATGG GGTCCTTTAGTAGGAATGAATCCAGTGCAGATACGAGCCACAGTGGATCTCTACCCCAGTTCCAGGCCCTCTCTAAGTGTAGGCATGCATCGCCCAGAAGCCCCTGCTG ATCCATGTGACAACTTTCCTTGCAAACGTGGAAAGACGTGTAAACTTGATGCGGACAATAAGCCAGGCTGTGTGTGTCAAGAACCATCAGAATGTCCTCCTAGTGTGAATGAGTTTGATCAT GTTTGTgggacaaacaacaaaacatatgaTACGTCATGTGAACTCTTTGCTACGAAATGCAACCTTGAAGGAACTAAGAGAGGACACAGACTTCATCTGGACTACACTGGGCCATGCAAAT tAATACCTCCATGTGTGGACACTGAGCTGGTCCAGTTCCCTCTACGAATGAGGGATTGGCTGAAAAATGTGCTGCTGCAGCTCTATGAACATGACTCCGTTTCTCCTGGCTTCCTCACTACTAAACAGCGTTTTAGA GTGAAGAAAATCTTTGAGAGTGAACGGCGTCTTCATGCAGGTGATCACTCCGTTGAGCTTCTAGCGCAGGACTTtgagaaaaactacaacatgtACATCTACCCGGTGCACTGGCAGTTTGCACAACTGGACCAACACCCTTCTGACAG AGTTTTGTCCCATTCAGAGCTGGCCCCACTTCGAGTTCCGCTGGTGCCGATGGAGCACTGCACCTCCCGCTTCTTCAGAGAGTGTGACGCTGACAAGGACAAGCAGGTGTCATTTAAAGAGTGGACTTCCTGTTTTGGTATCAATACTG ATGATATGGATGTCAACCTTCTATTTTGA
- the sparcl1 gene encoding SPARC-like protein 1 isoform X2, giving the protein MRSHVFILKDLPCMRTCLVFICLLAATFSLSVNSNPRGKHHGLHKTSHTAKEKDIITVEANEQQLLPSLVTFEASSQEQEDEELSYQDNANANKEEGEIEGTERSDKTTAVLLSEEELVNILKKEAEEEQEAEERVLEEEEPETDKIRLESGEAVETIEDEEEDNLHDKQEMREDNKDVTDEEEEETKDESVGDAEMLEKEEVKRESMSRKEKDKKSEQGEFLEETDGSTESEIPVDLDYAADSGILQPLQIVSAKLNPHTNDTQLSSITDVEEKETGEKRLPTIDDIYIQDVQNTEAVSDQDEDLKSKDVKEKEPVPNVEPGEPKSNTGLEVQSQLAGKEEEKNKNDSGGHTKGKTRKQKKNKRARKHSPQSEGTQSGQEESQKDPKASDSSTGNTAQKAKRRRAGKWGPLVGMNPVQIRATVDLYPSSRPSLSVGMHRPEAPADPCDNFPCKRGKTCKLDADNKPGCVCQEPSECPPSVNEFDHVCGTNNKTYDTSCELFATKCNLEGTKRGHRLHLDYTGPCKLIPPCVDTELVQFPLRMRDWLKNVLLQLYEHDSVSPGFLTTKQRFRVKKIFESERRLHAGDHSVELLAQDFEKNYNMYIYPVHWQFAQLDQHPSDRVLSHSELAPLRVPLVPMEHCTSRFFRECDADKDKQVSFKEWTSCFGINTDDMDVNLLF; this is encoded by the exons ATGCGCTCACacgttttcattttaaaagatttgcCAT gTATGAGGACCTGCTTGGTATTCATTTGCTTACTGGCAGCAACATTCTCCCTATCT GTAAACAGTAACCCTCGTGGAAAACATCATGGATTGCACAAGACTTCACACACAGCCAAAGAAAAG GACATCATCACAGTGGAGGCCAACGAGCAACAGCTCTTACCCAGTTTAGTCACGTTTGAGGCCAGCAGCCAGGAGCAGGAAGATGAGGAGCTGAGCTACCAAGACAATGCTAATGCCAacaaggaggagggagagattGAGGGGACTGAACGGAGCGACAAAACTACTGCAGTCCTGCTGAGTGAAGAGGAGTTGGTAAACATCCTaaagaaagaagcagaagaagagcaGGAAGCAGAAGAAAGAGTGCTAGAGGAAGAAGAACCTGAGACGGACAAAATCAGGCTAGAGTCTGGTGAAGCCGTGGAGACCattgaggatgaggaggaggacaacTTGCACGACAAACAAGAAATGCGAGAAGACAATAAAGACGTGAcagatgaggaagaagaagaaacaaaggaTGAGAGTGTTGGAGATGCTGAAATGCTGGAGAAAGAAGAGGTGAAGAGGGAAAGTATGTCGCGCaaggaaaaggacaaaaagtcTGAGCAGGGGGAATTCCTAGAAGAAACAGATGGTAGCACAGAGTCGGAGATCCCTGTTGATCTGGACTATGCTGCGGATAGTGGCATCTTGCAACCTCTACAGATTGTGTCCGCTAAATTAAATCCTCACACTAATGACACCCAGCTTTCTTCAATAACAGATGTTGAAGAGAAGGAAACCGGTGAGAAAAGACTGCCCACCATTGATGATATCTATATACAAGACGTCCAAAACACTGAGGCAGTGTCTGATCAGGACGAAGATCTCAAATCAAAAGACGTCAAGGAGAAAGAACCTGTTCCAAATGTGGAGCCTGGAGAACCAAAGAGTAATACAGGTCTTGAAGTGCAGTCCCAACTGGCtggaaaggaggaagagaaaaataagaatGACAGTGGAGGTCACACGAAAGGAAAGACAAGGAAgcaaaagaagaacaagaggGCAAGGAAGCACTCTCCACAGAGTGAGGGAACACAGTCTGGACAGGAAGAAAGCCAAAAGGATCCTAAGGCATCTGACAGCAGCACTGGCAATACAGCCCAAAAGGCAAAGAGGAGAAGGGCAGGGAAATGG GGTCCTTTAGTAGGAATGAATCCAGTGCAGATACGAGCCACAGTGGATCTCTACCCCAGTTCCAGGCCCTCTCTAAGTGTAGGCATGCATCGCCCAGAAGCCCCTGCTG ATCCATGTGACAACTTTCCTTGCAAACGTGGAAAGACGTGTAAACTTGATGCGGACAATAAGCCAGGCTGTGTGTGTCAAGAACCATCAGAATGTCCTCCTAGTGTGAATGAGTTTGATCAT GTTTGTgggacaaacaacaaaacatatgaTACGTCATGTGAACTCTTTGCTACGAAATGCAACCTTGAAGGAACTAAGAGAGGACACAGACTTCATCTGGACTACACTGGGCCATGCAAAT tAATACCTCCATGTGTGGACACTGAGCTGGTCCAGTTCCCTCTACGAATGAGGGATTGGCTGAAAAATGTGCTGCTGCAGCTCTATGAACATGACTCCGTTTCTCCTGGCTTCCTCACTACTAAACAGCGTTTTAGA GTGAAGAAAATCTTTGAGAGTGAACGGCGTCTTCATGCAGGTGATCACTCCGTTGAGCTTCTAGCGCAGGACTTtgagaaaaactacaacatgtACATCTACCCGGTGCACTGGCAGTTTGCACAACTGGACCAACACCCTTCTGACAG AGTTTTGTCCCATTCAGAGCTGGCCCCACTTCGAGTTCCGCTGGTGCCGATGGAGCACTGCACCTCCCGCTTCTTCAGAGAGTGTGACGCTGACAAGGACAAGCAGGTGTCATTTAAAGAGTGGACTTCCTGTTTTGGTATCAATACTG ATGATATGGATGTCAACCTTCTATTTTGA
- the sparcl1 gene encoding SPARC-like protein 1 isoform X1, with the protein MPACVDSVRAVSNTKGHLHWFNTGMRTCLVFICLLAATFSLSVNSNPRGKHHGLHKTSHTAKEKDIITVEANEQQLLPSLVTFEASSQEQEDEELSYQDNANANKEEGEIEGTERSDKTTAVLLSEEELVNILKKEAEEEQEAEERVLEEEEPETDKIRLESGEAVETIEDEEEDNLHDKQEMREDNKDVTDEEEEETKDESVGDAEMLEKEEVKRESMSRKEKDKKSEQGEFLEETDGSTESEIPVDLDYAADSGILQPLQIVSAKLNPHTNDTQLSSITDVEEKETGEKRLPTIDDIYIQDVQNTEAVSDQDEDLKSKDVKEKEPVPNVEPGEPKSNTGLEVQSQLAGKEEEKNKNDSGGHTKGKTRKQKKNKRARKHSPQSEGTQSGQEESQKDPKASDSSTGNTAQKAKRRRAGKWGPLVGMNPVQIRATVDLYPSSRPSLSVGMHRPEAPADPCDNFPCKRGKTCKLDADNKPGCVCQEPSECPPSVNEFDHVCGTNNKTYDTSCELFATKCNLEGTKRGHRLHLDYTGPCKLIPPCVDTELVQFPLRMRDWLKNVLLQLYEHDSVSPGFLTTKQRFRVKKIFESERRLHAGDHSVELLAQDFEKNYNMYIYPVHWQFAQLDQHPSDRVLSHSELAPLRVPLVPMEHCTSRFFRECDADKDKQVSFKEWTSCFGINTDDMDVNLLF; encoded by the exons ATGCCAGCTTGTGTGGACAGTGTGAGGGCTGTCTCGAATACCAAAGGACACCTTCACTGGTTCAACACAG gTATGAGGACCTGCTTGGTATTCATTTGCTTACTGGCAGCAACATTCTCCCTATCT GTAAACAGTAACCCTCGTGGAAAACATCATGGATTGCACAAGACTTCACACACAGCCAAAGAAAAG GACATCATCACAGTGGAGGCCAACGAGCAACAGCTCTTACCCAGTTTAGTCACGTTTGAGGCCAGCAGCCAGGAGCAGGAAGATGAGGAGCTGAGCTACCAAGACAATGCTAATGCCAacaaggaggagggagagattGAGGGGACTGAACGGAGCGACAAAACTACTGCAGTCCTGCTGAGTGAAGAGGAGTTGGTAAACATCCTaaagaaagaagcagaagaagagcaGGAAGCAGAAGAAAGAGTGCTAGAGGAAGAAGAACCTGAGACGGACAAAATCAGGCTAGAGTCTGGTGAAGCCGTGGAGACCattgaggatgaggaggaggacaacTTGCACGACAAACAAGAAATGCGAGAAGACAATAAAGACGTGAcagatgaggaagaagaagaaacaaaggaTGAGAGTGTTGGAGATGCTGAAATGCTGGAGAAAGAAGAGGTGAAGAGGGAAAGTATGTCGCGCaaggaaaaggacaaaaagtcTGAGCAGGGGGAATTCCTAGAAGAAACAGATGGTAGCACAGAGTCGGAGATCCCTGTTGATCTGGACTATGCTGCGGATAGTGGCATCTTGCAACCTCTACAGATTGTGTCCGCTAAATTAAATCCTCACACTAATGACACCCAGCTTTCTTCAATAACAGATGTTGAAGAGAAGGAAACCGGTGAGAAAAGACTGCCCACCATTGATGATATCTATATACAAGACGTCCAAAACACTGAGGCAGTGTCTGATCAGGACGAAGATCTCAAATCAAAAGACGTCAAGGAGAAAGAACCTGTTCCAAATGTGGAGCCTGGAGAACCAAAGAGTAATACAGGTCTTGAAGTGCAGTCCCAACTGGCtggaaaggaggaagagaaaaataagaatGACAGTGGAGGTCACACGAAAGGAAAGACAAGGAAgcaaaagaagaacaagaggGCAAGGAAGCACTCTCCACAGAGTGAGGGAACACAGTCTGGACAGGAAGAAAGCCAAAAGGATCCTAAGGCATCTGACAGCAGCACTGGCAATACAGCCCAAAAGGCAAAGAGGAGAAGGGCAGGGAAATGG GGTCCTTTAGTAGGAATGAATCCAGTGCAGATACGAGCCACAGTGGATCTCTACCCCAGTTCCAGGCCCTCTCTAAGTGTAGGCATGCATCGCCCAGAAGCCCCTGCTG ATCCATGTGACAACTTTCCTTGCAAACGTGGAAAGACGTGTAAACTTGATGCGGACAATAAGCCAGGCTGTGTGTGTCAAGAACCATCAGAATGTCCTCCTAGTGTGAATGAGTTTGATCAT GTTTGTgggacaaacaacaaaacatatgaTACGTCATGTGAACTCTTTGCTACGAAATGCAACCTTGAAGGAACTAAGAGAGGACACAGACTTCATCTGGACTACACTGGGCCATGCAAAT tAATACCTCCATGTGTGGACACTGAGCTGGTCCAGTTCCCTCTACGAATGAGGGATTGGCTGAAAAATGTGCTGCTGCAGCTCTATGAACATGACTCCGTTTCTCCTGGCTTCCTCACTACTAAACAGCGTTTTAGA GTGAAGAAAATCTTTGAGAGTGAACGGCGTCTTCATGCAGGTGATCACTCCGTTGAGCTTCTAGCGCAGGACTTtgagaaaaactacaacatgtACATCTACCCGGTGCACTGGCAGTTTGCACAACTGGACCAACACCCTTCTGACAG AGTTTTGTCCCATTCAGAGCTGGCCCCACTTCGAGTTCCGCTGGTGCCGATGGAGCACTGCACCTCCCGCTTCTTCAGAGAGTGTGACGCTGACAAGGACAAGCAGGTGTCATTTAAAGAGTGGACTTCCTGTTTTGGTATCAATACTG ATGATATGGATGTCAACCTTCTATTTTGA
- the sparcl1 gene encoding SPARC-like protein 1 isoform X4 gives MRTCLVFICLLAATFSLSVNSNPRGKHHGLHKTSHTAKEKDIITVEANEQQLLPSLVTFEASSQEQEDEELSYQDNANANKEEGEIEGTERSDKTTAVLLSEEELVNILKKEAEEEQEAEERVLEEEEPETDKIRLESGEAVETIEDEEEDNLHDKQEMREDNKDVTDEEEEETKDESVGDAEMLEKEEVKRESMSRKEKDKKSEQGEFLEETDGSTESEIPVDLDYAADSGILQPLQIVSAKLNPHTNDTQLSSITDVEEKETGEKRLPTIDDIYIQDVQNTEAVSDQDEDLKSKDVKEKEPVPNVEPGEPKSNTGLEVQSQLAGKEEEKNKNDSGGHTKGKTRKQKKNKRARKHSPQSEGTQSGQEESQKDPKASDSSTGNTAQKAKRRRAGKWGPLVGMNPVQIRATVDLYPSSRPSLSVGMHRPEAPADPCDNFPCKRGKTCKLDADNKPGCVCQEPSECPPSVNEFDHVCGTNNKTYDTSCELFATKCNLEGTKRGHRLHLDYTGPCKLIPPCVDTELVQFPLRMRDWLKNVLLQLYEHDSVSPGFLTTKQRFRVKKIFESERRLHAGDHSVELLAQDFEKNYNMYIYPVHWQFAQLDQHPSDRVLSHSELAPLRVPLVPMEHCTSRFFRECDADKDKQVSFKEWTSCFGINTDDMDVNLLF, from the exons ATGAGGACCTGCTTGGTATTCATTTGCTTACTGGCAGCAACATTCTCCCTATCT GTAAACAGTAACCCTCGTGGAAAACATCATGGATTGCACAAGACTTCACACACAGCCAAAGAAAAG GACATCATCACAGTGGAGGCCAACGAGCAACAGCTCTTACCCAGTTTAGTCACGTTTGAGGCCAGCAGCCAGGAGCAGGAAGATGAGGAGCTGAGCTACCAAGACAATGCTAATGCCAacaaggaggagggagagattGAGGGGACTGAACGGAGCGACAAAACTACTGCAGTCCTGCTGAGTGAAGAGGAGTTGGTAAACATCCTaaagaaagaagcagaagaagagcaGGAAGCAGAAGAAAGAGTGCTAGAGGAAGAAGAACCTGAGACGGACAAAATCAGGCTAGAGTCTGGTGAAGCCGTGGAGACCattgaggatgaggaggaggacaacTTGCACGACAAACAAGAAATGCGAGAAGACAATAAAGACGTGAcagatgaggaagaagaagaaacaaaggaTGAGAGTGTTGGAGATGCTGAAATGCTGGAGAAAGAAGAGGTGAAGAGGGAAAGTATGTCGCGCaaggaaaaggacaaaaagtcTGAGCAGGGGGAATTCCTAGAAGAAACAGATGGTAGCACAGAGTCGGAGATCCCTGTTGATCTGGACTATGCTGCGGATAGTGGCATCTTGCAACCTCTACAGATTGTGTCCGCTAAATTAAATCCTCACACTAATGACACCCAGCTTTCTTCAATAACAGATGTTGAAGAGAAGGAAACCGGTGAGAAAAGACTGCCCACCATTGATGATATCTATATACAAGACGTCCAAAACACTGAGGCAGTGTCTGATCAGGACGAAGATCTCAAATCAAAAGACGTCAAGGAGAAAGAACCTGTTCCAAATGTGGAGCCTGGAGAACCAAAGAGTAATACAGGTCTTGAAGTGCAGTCCCAACTGGCtggaaaggaggaagagaaaaataagaatGACAGTGGAGGTCACACGAAAGGAAAGACAAGGAAgcaaaagaagaacaagaggGCAAGGAAGCACTCTCCACAGAGTGAGGGAACACAGTCTGGACAGGAAGAAAGCCAAAAGGATCCTAAGGCATCTGACAGCAGCACTGGCAATACAGCCCAAAAGGCAAAGAGGAGAAGGGCAGGGAAATGG GGTCCTTTAGTAGGAATGAATCCAGTGCAGATACGAGCCACAGTGGATCTCTACCCCAGTTCCAGGCCCTCTCTAAGTGTAGGCATGCATCGCCCAGAAGCCCCTGCTG ATCCATGTGACAACTTTCCTTGCAAACGTGGAAAGACGTGTAAACTTGATGCGGACAATAAGCCAGGCTGTGTGTGTCAAGAACCATCAGAATGTCCTCCTAGTGTGAATGAGTTTGATCAT GTTTGTgggacaaacaacaaaacatatgaTACGTCATGTGAACTCTTTGCTACGAAATGCAACCTTGAAGGAACTAAGAGAGGACACAGACTTCATCTGGACTACACTGGGCCATGCAAAT tAATACCTCCATGTGTGGACACTGAGCTGGTCCAGTTCCCTCTACGAATGAGGGATTGGCTGAAAAATGTGCTGCTGCAGCTCTATGAACATGACTCCGTTTCTCCTGGCTTCCTCACTACTAAACAGCGTTTTAGA GTGAAGAAAATCTTTGAGAGTGAACGGCGTCTTCATGCAGGTGATCACTCCGTTGAGCTTCTAGCGCAGGACTTtgagaaaaactacaacatgtACATCTACCCGGTGCACTGGCAGTTTGCACAACTGGACCAACACCCTTCTGACAG AGTTTTGTCCCATTCAGAGCTGGCCCCACTTCGAGTTCCGCTGGTGCCGATGGAGCACTGCACCTCCCGCTTCTTCAGAGAGTGTGACGCTGACAAGGACAAGCAGGTGTCATTTAAAGAGTGGACTTCCTGTTTTGGTATCAATACTG ATGATATGGATGTCAACCTTCTATTTTGA
- the sparcl1 gene encoding SPARC-like protein 1 isoform X5, which translates to MRTCLVFICLLAATFSLSDIITVEANEQQLLPSLVTFEASSQEQEDEELSYQDNANANKEEGEIEGTERSDKTTAVLLSEEELVNILKKEAEEEQEAEERVLEEEEPETDKIRLESGEAVETIEDEEEDNLHDKQEMREDNKDVTDEEEEETKDESVGDAEMLEKEEVKRESMSRKEKDKKSEQGEFLEETDGSTESEIPVDLDYAADSGILQPLQIVSAKLNPHTNDTQLSSITDVEEKETGEKRLPTIDDIYIQDVQNTEAVSDQDEDLKSKDVKEKEPVPNVEPGEPKSNTGLEVQSQLAGKEEEKNKNDSGGHTKGKTRKQKKNKRARKHSPQSEGTQSGQEESQKDPKASDSSTGNTAQKAKRRRAGKWGPLVGMNPVQIRATVDLYPSSRPSLSVGMHRPEAPADPCDNFPCKRGKTCKLDADNKPGCVCQEPSECPPSVNEFDHVCGTNNKTYDTSCELFATKCNLEGTKRGHRLHLDYTGPCKLIPPCVDTELVQFPLRMRDWLKNVLLQLYEHDSVSPGFLTTKQRFRVKKIFESERRLHAGDHSVELLAQDFEKNYNMYIYPVHWQFAQLDQHPSDRVLSHSELAPLRVPLVPMEHCTSRFFRECDADKDKQVSFKEWTSCFGINTDDMDVNLLF; encoded by the exons ATGAGGACCTGCTTGGTATTCATTTGCTTACTGGCAGCAACATTCTCCCTATCT GACATCATCACAGTGGAGGCCAACGAGCAACAGCTCTTACCCAGTTTAGTCACGTTTGAGGCCAGCAGCCAGGAGCAGGAAGATGAGGAGCTGAGCTACCAAGACAATGCTAATGCCAacaaggaggagggagagattGAGGGGACTGAACGGAGCGACAAAACTACTGCAGTCCTGCTGAGTGAAGAGGAGTTGGTAAACATCCTaaagaaagaagcagaagaagagcaGGAAGCAGAAGAAAGAGTGCTAGAGGAAGAAGAACCTGAGACGGACAAAATCAGGCTAGAGTCTGGTGAAGCCGTGGAGACCattgaggatgaggaggaggacaacTTGCACGACAAACAAGAAATGCGAGAAGACAATAAAGACGTGAcagatgaggaagaagaagaaacaaaggaTGAGAGTGTTGGAGATGCTGAAATGCTGGAGAAAGAAGAGGTGAAGAGGGAAAGTATGTCGCGCaaggaaaaggacaaaaagtcTGAGCAGGGGGAATTCCTAGAAGAAACAGATGGTAGCACAGAGTCGGAGATCCCTGTTGATCTGGACTATGCTGCGGATAGTGGCATCTTGCAACCTCTACAGATTGTGTCCGCTAAATTAAATCCTCACACTAATGACACCCAGCTTTCTTCAATAACAGATGTTGAAGAGAAGGAAACCGGTGAGAAAAGACTGCCCACCATTGATGATATCTATATACAAGACGTCCAAAACACTGAGGCAGTGTCTGATCAGGACGAAGATCTCAAATCAAAAGACGTCAAGGAGAAAGAACCTGTTCCAAATGTGGAGCCTGGAGAACCAAAGAGTAATACAGGTCTTGAAGTGCAGTCCCAACTGGCtggaaaggaggaagagaaaaataagaatGACAGTGGAGGTCACACGAAAGGAAAGACAAGGAAgcaaaagaagaacaagaggGCAAGGAAGCACTCTCCACAGAGTGAGGGAACACAGTCTGGACAGGAAGAAAGCCAAAAGGATCCTAAGGCATCTGACAGCAGCACTGGCAATACAGCCCAAAAGGCAAAGAGGAGAAGGGCAGGGAAATGG GGTCCTTTAGTAGGAATGAATCCAGTGCAGATACGAGCCACAGTGGATCTCTACCCCAGTTCCAGGCCCTCTCTAAGTGTAGGCATGCATCGCCCAGAAGCCCCTGCTG ATCCATGTGACAACTTTCCTTGCAAACGTGGAAAGACGTGTAAACTTGATGCGGACAATAAGCCAGGCTGTGTGTGTCAAGAACCATCAGAATGTCCTCCTAGTGTGAATGAGTTTGATCAT GTTTGTgggacaaacaacaaaacatatgaTACGTCATGTGAACTCTTTGCTACGAAATGCAACCTTGAAGGAACTAAGAGAGGACACAGACTTCATCTGGACTACACTGGGCCATGCAAAT tAATACCTCCATGTGTGGACACTGAGCTGGTCCAGTTCCCTCTACGAATGAGGGATTGGCTGAAAAATGTGCTGCTGCAGCTCTATGAACATGACTCCGTTTCTCCTGGCTTCCTCACTACTAAACAGCGTTTTAGA GTGAAGAAAATCTTTGAGAGTGAACGGCGTCTTCATGCAGGTGATCACTCCGTTGAGCTTCTAGCGCAGGACTTtgagaaaaactacaacatgtACATCTACCCGGTGCACTGGCAGTTTGCACAACTGGACCAACACCCTTCTGACAG AGTTTTGTCCCATTCAGAGCTGGCCCCACTTCGAGTTCCGCTGGTGCCGATGGAGCACTGCACCTCCCGCTTCTTCAGAGAGTGTGACGCTGACAAGGACAAGCAGGTGTCATTTAAAGAGTGGACTTCCTGTTTTGGTATCAATACTG ATGATATGGATGTCAACCTTCTATTTTGA